The following are encoded together in the Streptomyces sp. NBC_00341 genome:
- a CDS encoding lasso peptide biosynthesis B2 protein, whose amino-acid sequence MTDIPLFAAARSTARSVDFGHVMVLIDYCDGRVRCLLPSAAAHWANAARTGRLDTMPVALARALITGGLLTPAMVPVPWRKVVAASTPRASWGGIEHQAGLQRPQRTSLPATLAAGAALALVFAVKHAGAAGKAMLRIVRLVAVVASTSRRPATPSAALAAVHAVRAAAWWSPGRTACLEESAAVVVLLAARRLQVTWCHGVAADPVRLHAWVQTVDERPVAEPPSTRAYTPVLTLGARHQRP is encoded by the coding sequence GTTCGCCGCAGCCCGCAGCACAGCCCGGTCCGTCGACTTCGGGCACGTCATGGTCCTCATCGACTACTGCGACGGACGGGTTCGGTGCCTGCTGCCCTCCGCCGCAGCCCACTGGGCAAACGCCGCGCGGACCGGACGGCTCGACACGATGCCCGTGGCCCTGGCCCGTGCCTTGATCACCGGTGGACTGCTGACTCCCGCCATGGTTCCTGTGCCCTGGAGGAAGGTGGTGGCGGCCAGTACGCCCAGAGCGAGCTGGGGCGGCATCGAGCACCAGGCCGGTCTGCAGCGCCCACAGCGCACCTCGCTGCCCGCAACACTTGCGGCAGGTGCTGCCCTGGCTCTCGTGTTCGCGGTCAAGCATGCCGGAGCGGCCGGCAAGGCCATGCTCCGTATCGTCCGGCTCGTCGCCGTCGTGGCGTCAACCTCTCGCCGGCCCGCCACACCCTCAGCAGCCCTCGCCGCAGTCCACGCGGTCAGGGCAGCGGCATGGTGGTCACCGGGGCGAACGGCCTGCCTGGAGGAGTCCGCTGCCGTCGTGGTGCTGCTGGCGGCACGCCGTCTCCAGGTCACCTGGTGCCACGGCGTCGCCGCTGACCCGGTCCGGCTGCACGCCTGGGTGCAGACTGTTGACGAACGCCCCGTTGCCGAACCGCCGTCCACCCGGGCATACACACCCGTCCTCACCCTCGGAGCCCGCCATCAGCGCCCCTGA